TGAAGTTCCTGGTGAAAAGAACTTTTCTATACCATTGATAGCCAATGTACCTGTTGATAGTATTTTTGGAGATGAAAATTTAAGCCATTTAATTGGCACTTTGCTAACTAAAAAAATGACCGTACAATATAAAGGTGTGATTAATTATAAAGTTTTAGGCTTTTCACACACCTATAATGTTGACAAAACCGAAGAAGTAAAAATTAAATAACTCACATTTTTTTGAGCAACCACGAAACATATATAAAACGTTGTATTGAAATTGCCAAAAATGGATTGGGCACCACCCGACCCAACCCCATGGTTGGCAGTCTTATAGTTTATAACGACAAAATTATAGGTGAAGGTTTTACGAGTACTTATGGTGGAAACCATGCTGAAGTAAATGCTATAAACTCGGTAAAAGACAAATCACTTTTAAAAGATGCCACCATATATGTCACCTTAGAACCTTGCTCCCATTATGGAAAAACACCACCTTGTAGCGACCTCATTATCAAACACCAAATACCAAATGTGGTTATTGGTTGCATAGATGATAATATACAAGTAGCAGGAAAAGGCATTGAAAAACTAAAAAAAGCTGATTGTAATCTAATCGTTGGCGTTTTAGAAAATGAATGTAAAGATCATCACAAACGTTTTTTTACATTTCACAATAAAAAACGCCCGTATATTATTTTAAAATGGGCGGAAACCTCCGATGGTTTTATCGCCCCAGAAACAAAAAACGAACAAAAGCCCGTTTGGATTACCAATGAATATTCCCGACAGTTAGTCCATAAATGGCGTACCGAAGAACAAGCTATTTTAGTGGGTACCCAT
The genomic region above belongs to Mariniflexile litorale and contains:
- the ribD gene encoding bifunctional diaminohydroxyphosphoribosylaminopyrimidine deaminase/5-amino-6-(5-phosphoribosylamino)uracil reductase RibD — protein: MSNHETYIKRCIEIAKNGLGTTRPNPMVGSLIVYNDKIIGEGFTSTYGGNHAEVNAINSVKDKSLLKDATIYVTLEPCSHYGKTPPCSDLIIKHQIPNVVIGCIDDNIQVAGKGIEKLKKADCNLIVGVLENECKDHHKRFFTFHNKKRPYIILKWAETSDGFIAPETKNEQKPVWITNEYSRQLVHKWRTEEQAILVGTHTVLQDNPSLTVRDWTGQNPIRIVLDKDEKLPKDMNVFNKQAETIVIGSKIHNQKPKTQNLNLEVINWDLKTSIAKQICDCLYKHSINSIIIEGGAKTLQTFIDENLWDEARVFTGTTQFKNGVKAPTFSGKLISEEKIVTDILKIYKND